Proteins from a genomic interval of Niabella soli DSM 19437:
- a CDS encoding sulfatase family protein, translating into MTLLFSVTISTVLFGQEGIVSQPGHSLELSRTSVSKARNIIFILTDDHRFDAIGFLKAQSFIKTPNLDRLAKEGAYLPNAFVTTSLCSPSRASILTGLYAHKHKVIDNQNPVPGNLVFFPQYLQKTGYQTALIGKWHMGGAHDEPQRGFDYWVSFKGQGSYLPEKNGLNVNGKHVPQKGYITDELTDYALDFLNHRDKNKPFMLYLSHKAVHDNFVPAERDKGMFKNDHFNPPLTMQTGKLEGAPMWLQNQRNSWHGVDFPYHSNLDIEAYYKRYAETLYGVDESLGRILDYLKQKGLLESTLIIYMGDNGFQFGEHGLIDKRTAYEASMRVPMVAYCPGIIRPGTVVKEVVANIDIAPTLLNVAGLKAPDYMDGKSFLPFLEGKKQPWRDGLLYEYYWERNFPQTPSMFALRGSRYKYIHYYGVWDTDELYDLQRDPLETRNLVRNKDYSDVVTKMNEELFGLLKGSQGMYIPLNPDRGKQSNLRSEDGSPAASFPAYLMRERGDTTSTKNDQ; encoded by the coding sequence ATGACTTTACTTTTCTCGGTCACCATTAGTACTGTTCTTTTCGGTCAGGAGGGCATAGTAAGCCAGCCCGGTCATTCCCTGGAGCTTTCCAGGACTTCCGTTAGCAAAGCCCGGAACATCATTTTTATCTTAACGGATGACCATCGCTTTGACGCCATAGGCTTTCTCAAAGCCCAATCGTTTATTAAAACGCCAAATCTGGACCGGCTTGCAAAGGAAGGCGCTTATCTTCCCAATGCGTTTGTCACCACATCCCTGTGTTCGCCATCACGGGCTTCCATCCTTACCGGCCTGTATGCACATAAACACAAAGTGATCGACAACCAGAACCCTGTTCCCGGGAACCTGGTCTTCTTTCCCCAGTATTTGCAAAAAACAGGCTACCAAACGGCATTAATTGGTAAGTGGCACATGGGCGGCGCGCACGATGAGCCTCAAAGAGGCTTTGATTATTGGGTTTCATTTAAGGGCCAGGGCTCCTATCTTCCTGAGAAGAATGGACTGAATGTAAATGGAAAACACGTACCGCAGAAGGGTTATATCACTGATGAATTAACCGATTATGCGCTGGATTTTTTGAACCACAGGGATAAGAACAAGCCCTTTATGCTCTATCTCTCACATAAAGCAGTGCATGACAATTTTGTTCCCGCGGAGCGCGATAAGGGGATGTTTAAAAACGATCACTTTAATCCGCCGCTTACTATGCAAACCGGCAAGCTCGAAGGGGCGCCAATGTGGCTGCAAAACCAGCGTAATTCCTGGCATGGGGTTGATTTCCCTTATCACAGTAATCTTGATATTGAAGCCTATTATAAACGTTATGCCGAAACACTTTACGGGGTGGACGAATCGCTGGGGCGCATTCTTGATTATTTAAAACAGAAAGGGCTGCTGGAATCAACGCTGATCATTTACATGGGCGATAATGGCTTTCAATTCGGAGAGCATGGCCTTATAGACAAACGAACGGCTTATGAGGCTTCCATGCGGGTGCCCATGGTCGCTTATTGCCCAGGGATCATCAGGCCCGGAACAGTGGTTAAGGAAGTAGTGGCGAATATTGATATAGCGCCTACGCTTCTCAATGTGGCAGGGTTAAAAGCCCCGGATTATATGGACGGAAAAAGCTTCCTGCCTTTTCTTGAAGGAAAGAAGCAACCCTGGCGTGACGGGCTCCTGTATGAATATTACTGGGAGCGTAATTTTCCGCAAACGCCATCCATGTTTGCCTTGCGCGGAAGCCGCTACAAATACATTCACTACTACGGAGTTTGGGATACCGACGAGCTTTATGATTTGCAGCGTGACCCATTAGAAACCAGGAACCTTGTCCGGAATAAGGATTACAGCGATGTGGTTACGAAGATGAATGAGGAGTTGTTCGGTTTGCTTAAAGGTTCGCAGGGCATGTATATTCCGTTGAATCCCGACAGGGGCAAACAATCTAACCTGAGGAGCGAGGATGGCTCTCCGGCCGCTTCCTTTCCTGCCTACCTCATGCGGGAAAGAGGAGATACAACTTCAACAAAGAACGATCAATGA
- a CDS encoding alpha-L-rhamnosidase, whose protein sequence is MKTTSFLFFIQLTCLTAAAQINIEKLSVEYLTNPIGIDIGKPRLSWVIESKEQDVQQTAYQILVGSSPERLNEASADIWNSGKVVSSGSVLVPYNGSQLLSGKRYYWKVRVWDQKEHQSVSTETAFWEMGLLNRGDWKGKWISAPKVYEWQDFKFHRRALIGDASIEDTTRAPLFRKSFYLGKKIARARLYLSGLGFNLVYINGKKIGDHILDQAFTRYDKTVLYSTFDVTAAVHSGKNALGITLGNGWYNMISKDVWGFDQASWRSDPSLVAQLEIVFEDGSRQTIASDESWKVAPGPIFFNSIRQGEYYDARRELPGWNGESFNDQHWYHPAIVSGPSGKLKAQLIQPVKITGTIVPRKITEPKPGIYVFDLGQNIAGFCGLRITAPAGTEIKLRYSERLQQDGTAGQRDVAQHVVGGMVQTDKYICKGDGVETWHPSFSYYGFQYVEVSGLPAKPGKETITGMKINTAFEPAGSFQCSNELFNKIQRNALSSYLSNFMGYPTDCPQREKNGWTGDAHLAAEMGLYNFKAENGYTKWLGDIADEQQPTGELAAIVPTAGWGYFWGNGPAWDNAMILIPWYLYRYNGDQRILERMYPNVKRYVDYLGTRAENHIVKIGLGDWAPAKTKTPPEVTSTAYYYIDAVILSKMAELFGHKDDQKKYADLAVKIREAFNKKYYKGKGVYDPGSQTALACALYQGLTNNAEETIDALVSAVKQSDDHLDCGILGTKYLLHALSDNGHPDVAYKIVNQHSFPGWGYWIDQGATTLWEQWNGTESLNHIMYGDVSAWFYKTLAGIAPDDNLPGFKRIVFKPYFSPDLQWVRANHQSMHGEIKAVWEKKGRIIYYRLTIPANTTGAVTLPGNKKVFVDNKLISGSGNVKDIRKKANEIKFVLGSGSYLITIK, encoded by the coding sequence ATGAAAACAACATCTTTCTTATTTTTTATTCAACTGACCTGCCTTACGGCGGCCGCGCAAATCAATATTGAAAAGCTATCTGTAGAATACCTTACAAATCCCATTGGTATTGATATTGGAAAACCCCGGCTTTCATGGGTTATAGAGAGTAAAGAGCAGGATGTTCAGCAGACGGCATATCAGATCCTGGTGGGTTCTTCTCCTGAAAGGTTGAATGAGGCAAGTGCAGATATATGGAATTCAGGGAAAGTGGTTTCATCCGGTTCGGTGCTGGTACCCTATAACGGGAGCCAGTTGTTGTCGGGAAAACGGTATTATTGGAAGGTCAGGGTCTGGGATCAAAAAGAGCACCAGTCCGTTTCAACAGAAACTGCGTTTTGGGAAATGGGTCTGCTGAACAGGGGTGACTGGAAAGGCAAATGGATCAGTGCTCCGAAAGTGTATGAATGGCAGGATTTCAAATTCCACCGCAGGGCACTGATCGGGGATGCAAGTATAGAAGACACCACTCGTGCCCCGCTGTTCCGGAAATCATTCTACCTGGGAAAGAAGATCGCAAGGGCCAGGCTCTATCTCTCTGGTCTTGGATTTAACCTGGTTTATATAAACGGTAAGAAGATCGGCGATCATATATTGGACCAGGCGTTTACCCGGTATGATAAGACCGTTCTGTATTCAACTTTTGATGTGACTGCGGCCGTTCATTCCGGGAAAAACGCCCTGGGTATAACCCTGGGTAATGGGTGGTATAATATGATTTCTAAAGATGTATGGGGTTTTGACCAGGCGTCCTGGAGAAGCGACCCCTCTCTGGTAGCACAACTGGAAATTGTTTTTGAAGATGGCTCACGCCAAACCATTGCCAGTGATGAGAGCTGGAAAGTAGCACCAGGGCCCATTTTTTTCAACAGCATACGTCAGGGGGAATATTACGATGCAAGACGGGAGCTTCCTGGCTGGAACGGAGAATCGTTTAATGACCAGCATTGGTACCACCCTGCAATTGTAAGCGGTCCTTCCGGTAAGCTGAAGGCGCAGCTGATACAACCGGTAAAAATTACCGGTACCATTGTTCCCCGGAAAATCACAGAGCCGAAGCCGGGAATATACGTATTTGATTTGGGACAAAACATTGCCGGCTTCTGCGGGCTAAGAATAACGGCGCCGGCTGGAACGGAAATTAAGTTAAGATACAGTGAGCGGCTTCAGCAAGACGGTACGGCAGGCCAACGGGATGTGGCGCAGCATGTAGTGGGGGGAATGGTGCAAACGGACAAATACATTTGTAAAGGTGACGGCGTTGAAACCTGGCACCCCTCCTTTTCTTATTATGGATTTCAATACGTTGAAGTAAGCGGGTTGCCGGCAAAACCGGGAAAGGAAACGATCACCGGAATGAAGATCAATACTGCATTTGAGCCGGCAGGGAGTTTCCAGTGCTCCAATGAACTTTTTAATAAAATTCAGCGGAATGCTTTATCTTCTTACCTGAGCAATTTTATGGGATACCCCACAGATTGTCCGCAACGGGAAAAAAATGGATGGACCGGTGATGCACACCTGGCTGCGGAAATGGGACTTTATAATTTTAAAGCGGAGAACGGCTATACAAAGTGGTTGGGCGATATTGCCGATGAACAGCAGCCGACCGGGGAACTGGCTGCCATTGTGCCAACGGCCGGTTGGGGCTATTTTTGGGGCAATGGCCCGGCATGGGATAATGCCATGATACTGATTCCATGGTATCTCTACCGGTACAATGGCGATCAGAGGATCCTGGAAAGAATGTATCCGAACGTTAAGCGTTATGTGGATTACCTGGGTACACGGGCAGAAAACCACATCGTTAAGATCGGGCTGGGTGACTGGGCTCCCGCAAAAACAAAAACACCACCGGAAGTTACCTCAACAGCTTATTATTATATTGATGCAGTCATACTTTCAAAAATGGCCGAACTTTTCGGTCATAAGGACGATCAAAAAAAGTATGCTGATTTAGCAGTCAAAATCAGAGAGGCGTTCAATAAAAAGTATTATAAAGGAAAAGGCGTTTACGATCCCGGCAGCCAGACGGCTCTTGCCTGCGCCCTTTACCAGGGCCTGACTAATAACGCTGAAGAGACAATTGATGCACTGGTTTCGGCGGTAAAGCAAAGCGATGACCACCTGGATTGCGGCATCCTGGGCACCAAATACCTGTTGCATGCTTTGTCTGACAACGGGCATCCGGACGTTGCCTATAAAATAGTGAACCAGCATAGCTTTCCCGGCTGGGGGTACTGGATCGACCAGGGCGCTACCACGCTTTGGGAACAATGGAACGGAACGGAATCGCTGAATCACATCATGTATGGCGATGTAAGCGCCTGGTTTTATAAGACCCTTGCCGGTATAGCTCCGGATGATAATTTGCCCGGGTTTAAAAGGATTGTATTCAAGCCCTATTTTTCGCCGGATCTGCAATGGGTAAGAGCCAATCATCAAAGCATGCACGGGGAGATAAAAGCTGTCTGGGAAAAAAAAGGCAGGATTATTTATTACAGGCTAACTATCCCGGCAAACACTACCGGTGCGGTAACACTCCCGGGAAATAAAAAAGTATTTGTCGATAATAAACTTATCTCAGGTTCCGGAAATGTAAAAGACATACGCAAAAAAGCAAATGAAATCAAATTTGTTTTGGGATCCGGCTCTTACCTGATTACGATAAAATAA
- a CDS encoding type 1 glutamine amidotransferase family protein → MKIRECFARKIAGNRFLRNSSSIVLFAIMYNRPVMGQHSRVPVQRNPFPSTIQFAPSSSGVPKEQQEQLPVVGRQQQSIQDIINGGFSNFWIYNFSGDGTRNLLEYAVSKGMFIDYMTSGFEGFGRYAPPSTSVYAPQYAAEVKKRIDSGLAPIKNVKHIYSVFPFVDEPFHAGPESFDTSVYAKARFRDIYGYPMPAALDSVRNDPRQWLDLLNFQSNTFRDGWTQVYHAMKNAVPGAKIVMTHDSHNTFGGGVKSNSRIAMDDVFHWGGNFADVLAYDMYPYMTFDYRYGAPGKLRKPRISQMHYTIAQLRNVATTYGKELGFWVGTYCDNWFSRFKGPERKSQYWFEQEVSYTAIAQGANYLISTSNYNGSNLPIDTLHWENYSAGMKLIQKAGAGLLKAPKLKSNACFLFPRTQYLQLQEEYFNVGLSFELFLRAFGELDIIHEEQITDDKLNGYKVLVLADVKLLPLEVARHIEAFVKKGGVVIADCVPQMDAHKQPLQVMPQLFGVSRAGTDRIVQQGQWVPFTMLPPKLSFPPEETTTEEIKSDEIKGTVFGAACNFRVTSPRIADITTATPLLTMHSGAPALLRSQAGKGKAYLLGFCLQDTYFQTWKNEDSAGRRQLRELVANIFRDAAVYPHIHSSNPDIEASVRASKKEAYVFIINHESGEPGTLVQLENPGFRIGKITDIGTGQPVAFSNHNGRVAFSILAPIGITRLLRVSPVL, encoded by the coding sequence ATGAAAATAAGGGAATGCTTTGCGCGAAAGATCGCCGGCAACCGGTTTTTGCGAAATAGCAGCAGTATCGTTTTATTTGCGATAATGTATAACCGGCCTGTTATGGGGCAACACTCCCGCGTGCCTGTTCAAAGAAATCCGTTTCCAAGCACCATTCAGTTTGCACCGTCATCATCCGGCGTGCCAAAGGAACAGCAGGAACAGCTCCCTGTTGTTGGCAGACAGCAGCAATCCATTCAGGATATTATAAACGGGGGATTCAGTAATTTCTGGATCTATAATTTCTCCGGAGACGGCACCAGGAACTTATTAGAGTACGCAGTGTCTAAAGGGATGTTCATTGACTATATGACCTCGGGCTTCGAGGGCTTTGGCCGCTATGCCCCGCCATCCACCAGTGTTTATGCACCCCAATATGCTGCGGAAGTAAAAAAAAGAATAGACTCCGGCCTGGCACCGATCAAAAATGTAAAGCATATTTATTCAGTGTTCCCGTTTGTGGACGAACCCTTTCATGCCGGCCCCGAATCCTTCGACACGAGCGTATATGCAAAAGCCAGGTTCCGGGATATTTATGGTTATCCAATGCCGGCAGCCCTGGACTCGGTCCGCAATGACCCCAGGCAATGGCTCGATCTGCTGAATTTTCAGTCGAACACGTTCCGGGATGGCTGGACGCAGGTTTACCATGCAATGAAAAACGCTGTTCCCGGAGCTAAAATTGTGATGACACATGACAGTCACAATACCTTTGGCGGGGGGGTCAAGTCCAATTCCAGGATTGCTATGGATGATGTTTTTCATTGGGGCGGAAACTTTGCTGATGTTTTGGCCTATGATATGTACCCCTACATGACTTTTGATTACCGGTACGGAGCGCCGGGAAAACTGCGCAAACCCCGTATCAGCCAGATGCACTATACCATCGCACAACTCCGCAATGTGGCCACCACCTATGGAAAAGAATTGGGCTTCTGGGTGGGTACTTATTGCGATAACTGGTTCAGCCGGTTTAAAGGGCCGGAGCGTAAAAGCCAGTATTGGTTTGAGCAGGAGGTATCATATACCGCCATTGCGCAGGGCGCCAATTACCTCATTTCGACCTCTAATTATAATGGCTCCAATCTGCCTATAGATACACTTCACTGGGAAAATTACAGTGCCGGAATGAAGCTGATCCAAAAAGCAGGGGCTGGCTTGCTGAAAGCCCCGAAGCTCAAATCCAATGCATGTTTTCTTTTTCCGAGAACACAATATTTACAGTTGCAGGAGGAGTATTTTAATGTAGGGCTGAGCTTTGAATTATTCTTACGTGCTTTTGGAGAACTGGACATCATTCATGAAGAACAGATCACCGATGACAAGCTTAATGGGTATAAGGTGCTGGTGCTGGCCGATGTAAAATTGCTGCCGTTGGAAGTGGCCCGGCATATTGAAGCCTTTGTAAAAAAGGGTGGTGTAGTGATTGCGGATTGTGTTCCCCAAATGGATGCTCACAAGCAGCCATTGCAGGTAATGCCGCAACTCTTCGGAGTGAGTCGTGCCGGAACGGATCGTATCGTGCAGCAGGGACAGTGGGTTCCTTTTACCATGCTTCCGCCTAAATTATCATTTCCGCCGGAGGAAACAACAACGGAAGAAATAAAGAGCGACGAAATAAAAGGGACGGTATTTGGCGCTGCATGTAATTTTCGTGTAACCAGTCCACGTATTGCGGATATTACTACGGCCACCCCCCTGCTTACCATGCACTCGGGAGCGCCGGCCTTGCTGCGGAGCCAGGCAGGGAAAGGAAAAGCTTATCTGTTGGGTTTCTGCCTGCAGGATACTTATTTCCAGACCTGGAAAAATGAGGATAGCGCCGGCCGCCGGCAACTGCGGGAACTGGTAGCTAATATATTCCGGGATGCAGCCGTCTACCCACACATTCATTCCTCTAATCCGGATATCGAAGCCTCAGTAAGAGCTAGCAAAAAAGAAGCGTATGTTTTTATCATTAATCATGAATCCGGTGAGCCGGGAACATTGGTGCAACTGGAAAACCCAGGGTTCAGGATAGGAAAGATAACCGATATCGGAACCGGTCAACCGGTAGCATTTAGTAAC
- a CDS encoding type 1 glutamine amidotransferase family protein, translating to MVNRFFKLVSIGYCLAGSCFSVQAQDALPPGTPGVKPGSFPVSVQFTRVPSGKGWRDEELPLTDQVMQETIHNIILHGCTHIAAGDFSRGGANEKVLQYAQKLGMKIDWTSNGVQLFKRNDPPQYSVYSPEYLAAVKKQIEPVLGNVKKLAHPNTIFPFMDEPFHADTTAFDYRPITANEFQKEFGYPMPLSYAAAKKDPKKHLDFINFQSGTFVAAWKKIYREVKAFDPRPKVVMTHDSHNTMGGGVESDSKYAIDDIFHWGGAFADMFLYDIYPYTMFDYRYGEYGKFPKPRISQMHYTMAQMRNLTTTYHKSLGFWLGTYNEGWFRRYMNAEMEKQYWGERELAYTAIANGADFIITGINIPQDARHWDDFGKGMRAIQKVGAGILAASKPKSRACFLFPRSQYVQLNEEYFNVGLTYELCLRAFGEMDIIHEEQIVDENMNGYDILVLGDVKMLPAAVAKNIEKFVQKGGIVIADCVPQMDAYMQPLPVMRKLFGVSSASTDRVLQQGQWNPFSMLPAIWAHGRKPPPPAVKTFAKASGNAFGQQYDFTLVSPRNCKVSDGKIVLKSSTGQPLLIQKQNGKGSTYLLGFCLQDSYFQTWMKGDLKSRAQLYSLMHNIFGNTKVNARAYSSNPDMEVALRANEKEAFAFVINHEAPNAITDVTLSDLGFDVGEIMDVEWGRPVAFTKKDNQIKFTVMAVEGTPTGVTRLLKITPVKTR from the coding sequence ATGGTGAATAGGTTTTTCAAATTAGTTTCTATAGGATACTGTTTGGCCGGTAGTTGTTTTTCTGTGCAGGCACAGGACGCGCTGCCCCCGGGCACGCCTGGCGTTAAGCCGGGCTCATTTCCGGTATCCGTACAATTTACCCGGGTGCCTTCAGGGAAGGGCTGGCGGGATGAAGAATTGCCGCTGACCGATCAGGTGATGCAGGAGACCATTCACAATATTATTTTACATGGATGTACGCATATTGCCGCCGGTGATTTTTCCCGGGGTGGAGCTAATGAAAAAGTGCTTCAATATGCACAGAAGCTGGGCATGAAAATAGACTGGACCTCGAACGGTGTGCAGCTCTTCAAAAGGAATGACCCGCCGCAATACAGCGTTTATTCACCGGAATATCTGGCTGCTGTTAAAAAGCAGATCGAGCCGGTGCTGGGTAATGTCAAAAAGCTGGCGCATCCTAATACGATTTTCCCTTTTATGGATGAGCCCTTTCATGCAGATACTACCGCCTTTGATTATCGCCCCATTACGGCAAATGAATTTCAAAAGGAATTCGGTTATCCTATGCCGCTAAGCTATGCTGCGGCAAAAAAGGACCCGAAGAAACACCTTGATTTTATCAATTTTCAGTCGGGAACATTTGTAGCAGCCTGGAAGAAGATCTACCGGGAAGTGAAGGCTTTCGATCCCCGGCCTAAGGTTGTAATGACGCATGATAGTCATAATACCATGGGCGGCGGCGTGGAATCAGACTCCAAATATGCTATTGACGATATTTTTCATTGGGGTGGTGCGTTTGCAGATATGTTCCTGTATGATATTTATCCCTACACCATGTTTGATTACCGGTATGGTGAATACGGGAAATTTCCAAAGCCGCGCATCAGCCAGATGCATTATACCATGGCCCAGATGCGTAACCTTACAACAACCTATCATAAATCGTTGGGTTTTTGGTTGGGCACCTACAACGAAGGATGGTTTCGCCGTTACATGAACGCTGAAATGGAGAAACAATACTGGGGCGAACGTGAACTGGCCTATACAGCTATTGCCAATGGTGCGGATTTTATCATCACCGGGATCAACATTCCGCAGGACGCCCGCCATTGGGATGACTTTGGGAAAGGAATGCGGGCCATTCAGAAAGTGGGGGCCGGAATACTGGCCGCTTCCAAGCCAAAATCGCGGGCTTGTTTTTTATTTCCAAGAAGCCAATACGTACAGTTGAATGAAGAGTACTTCAATGTGGGCCTTACTTATGAGCTTTGTCTCAGGGCTTTTGGGGAAATGGACATCATTCATGAAGAGCAGATCGTTGATGAAAATATGAATGGCTATGATATTCTGGTATTGGGCGATGTAAAAATGCTGCCGGCTGCTGTAGCTAAAAATATTGAAAAGTTTGTACAGAAGGGCGGGATCGTTATTGCGGATTGTGTTCCGCAGATGGATGCCTATATGCAACCCTTGCCGGTAATGCGTAAACTTTTTGGTGTAAGCAGCGCTTCAACCGATCGTGTTTTGCAGCAAGGACAGTGGAACCCTTTCTCAATGCTTCCAGCGATATGGGCACATGGCAGGAAACCACCACCACCCGCTGTAAAGACCTTTGCAAAAGCCTCCGGTAATGCGTTTGGACAGCAGTATGATTTTACGTTGGTTTCACCACGTAACTGTAAGGTGTCAGACGGAAAAATTGTATTGAAATCGAGCACCGGACAGCCACTGCTCATTCAAAAGCAAAATGGCAAAGGCAGCACCTATCTCCTGGGATTCTGTCTTCAGGACAGCTATTTTCAAACATGGATGAAAGGAGACCTCAAATCCAGGGCGCAGCTCTATAGTTTGATGCATAACATATTTGGCAACACTAAAGTGAATGCACGGGCCTACTCCTCCAATCCTGATATGGAAGTTGCCTTACGTGCTAATGAAAAGGAAGCGTTTGCATTTGTGATCAATCACGAAGCGCCCAACGCAATCACCGATGTAACGCTTTCCGATCTGGGTTTTGACGTAGGTGAGATCATGGATGTAGAGTGGGGCCGGCCCGTGGCTTTTACCAAAAAAGACAATCAGATAAAGTTCACGGTTATGGCCGTAGAAGGAACCCCGACCGGCGTAACGAGGCTTTTGAAAATTACGCCCGTAAAAACTAGATAA